A single region of the Thermodesulfovibrionales bacterium genome encodes:
- a CDS encoding HEAT repeat domain-containing protein, translating to MTERFEMKSTIADHMEKGFLENIIDMFKHDRGLYALIGELMTDERMRVRLGISALVETLAKDDPGGIVLAIPGIADLLKDSSPTVRGDAAYLLGIIGHCKAIHYLAEVLCDDSEDVRGIVRESIEEIRQKAGSVRQK from the coding sequence ATGACGGAACGTTTTGAGATGAAGTCGACGATTGCTGATCATATGGAGAAGGGCTTCCTCGAAAACATCATCGATATGTTCAAGCATGACCGGGGCCTTTATGCCTTGATCGGAGAATTGATGACAGACGAGAGGATGCGTGTGAGACTCGGGATTTCTGCTCTTGTCGAGACTCTTGCGAAGGATGATCCCGGGGGTATTGTGCTGGCGATACCGGGGATTGCAGATCTTCTCAAGGACTCAAGTCCAACGGTCAGGGGCGATGCAGCCTATCTCCTTGGGATCATCGGCCATTGCAAGGCGATTCACTATCTGGCAGAAGTGCTGTGTGACGATAGCGAGGATGTGAGAGGGATCGTTAGGGAGTCGATAGAGGAGATCAGGCAGAAGGCCGGTAGTGTGCG
- a CDS encoding ATP-binding protein, whose translation MHADPEFIRVTIDKSHIITIGERLYAESIEFVRELVNNAYDADATLVEITMSEDAIEIRDNGSGMDMEGLKQYFSIGSQQKLYSPKSPVYGRDRIGQFGIGKFASLAACKRFEVITKKEDFVGRVIFDKEQWEKTGEVWQLPFEKLAADFRKQNGTTVLLAGLEKRFEPKDIEEKIIEGTPIKAPHFRVRINNHTVTPRSLSGHRIPILEGTSFGPLTGEIVILPETASSSMDLGIEVKVKQVTVRRELFGMETWGKSMARVRGEVNADFLPITSDRTGFVRDAEEYRQFQRVMDRVMEGVKVSFQRLTMKKESKKVSRALKEALQRIYRALAANPDLSPFGALPIGEETGGIGGAAELQRKKEGLKEGQDITPEEEKKEKTVKKKKKKPKVKRLTPNAVIKRIKFGETGVSCVVDNFGEDGPEVFSEETTIYINRDHPLYKRESSKVDTHTLNLARLITQEIALMKDPKNPRQAFERQSKLLKDAFVQG comes from the coding sequence ATGCACGCAGACCCTGAATTCATACGGGTAACAATCGACAAGAGCCACATCATTACGATCGGCGAGAGGCTCTATGCAGAGAGCATCGAGTTCGTCCGCGAACTCGTGAACAACGCCTATGACGCAGATGCGACCCTTGTCGAGATCACCATGTCTGAAGATGCCATCGAGATCAGGGACAACGGCAGCGGTATGGACATGGAGGGACTGAAACAGTATTTCAGCATAGGCTCCCAGCAGAAGCTCTACTCCCCGAAATCGCCGGTATACGGCAGGGACAGGATCGGCCAGTTCGGCATCGGCAAGTTTGCGAGTCTCGCGGCCTGCAAGAGGTTCGAGGTCATCACGAAGAAAGAGGATTTCGTCGGAAGGGTGATCTTTGACAAGGAGCAATGGGAAAAGACCGGCGAGGTATGGCAGTTGCCTTTCGAAAAACTTGCGGCAGACTTCAGGAAGCAGAACGGCACAACCGTTCTCCTGGCAGGTTTGGAGAAAAGGTTTGAACCGAAAGACATTGAAGAGAAGATCATTGAAGGCACACCGATCAAGGCGCCCCACTTCAGAGTTAGGATCAACAACCATACCGTTACTCCCCGGAGCCTTTCAGGCCACAGGATCCCCATCCTCGAAGGAACGTCTTTTGGCCCCCTGACCGGAGAGATCGTGATCCTCCCTGAGACCGCCTCATCATCGATGGATTTGGGCATCGAGGTGAAGGTCAAACAGGTGACGGTAAGAAGGGAACTCTTCGGTATGGAGACGTGGGGGAAATCGATGGCAAGGGTCAGGGGCGAAGTGAATGCGGATTTCCTTCCCATAACAAGCGACAGGACCGGGTTCGTCAGGGATGCAGAAGAATACCGGCAATTCCAGAGGGTCATGGACAGGGTTATGGAAGGAGTGAAGGTATCATTCCAGAGGCTGACCATGAAAAAGGAGAGCAAGAAGGTCAGCCGGGCGCTCAAGGAAGCGCTCCAGAGGATCTACAGGGCCCTCGCAGCCAACCCCGACCTTTCTCCCTTTGGTGCCCTTCCCATCGGTGAAGAGACCGGCGGCATCGGAGGCGCTGCAGAGCTTCAGCGAAAGAAGGAGGGACTGAAGGAAGGACAGGATATCACTCCGGAAGAGGAAAAGAAAGAGAAGACAGTGAAGAAGAAGAAAAAGAAGCCCAAAGTGAAAAGGCTCACGCCGAATGCGGTCATAAAGAGAATAAAGTTCGGTGAGACAGGCGTCTCCTGCGTCGTCGATAACTTCGGGGAAGACGGCCCGGAGGTCTTTTCAGAAGAGACGACGATCTATATAAACCGGGACCATCCTCTCTATAAGAGAGAGTCCTCAAAGGTCGATACGCACACGCTGAACCTTGCGAGACTCATCACACAGGAAATCGCCCTCATGAAGGACCCGAAGAATCCGAGACAAGCCTTCGAGCGACAGTCCAAGCTCCTCAAGGATGCCTTCGTGCAAGGGTGA
- the cysS gene encoding cysteine--tRNA ligase, with product MRVYNTLTGKKEEMVPLAPGKIGMYACGVTVYDLCHIGHARSAIVFDVIRRYLLFKGLEVKYIRNFTDIDDKIINRAKQEGITWDAVAKKYTEEYYRDMDRLGVGRADVEPKATEHIPEIIEIVKGLVDKGYAYAVDGDIYFEVRKFPDYGKLSKRDIDDMLAGARVEVDERKKNPMDFALWKSSKEGEPSWESPWGPGRPGWHIECTAMSMKHIGGSFDIHGGGADLIFPHHENELAQSEAYTGKPFVKYWIHNGFITIDREKMSKSLGNFFTIREILDKFDPEVVRFFLLSTHYRSPIEFSDESLREAEASIDRYYTTVIRIDDFLKDVSDKSKACAEEKSLEETVAAFLEKFQTAMDDDFNTALALGHIFELLREVNRYLDARPSGPKAKELLLKTKDLLYRTGNVLSIFTRRPDEWYDALMETKKIPYEKTAILEKIRQRQEARDRKDWAAADAIRKELEAKGIILEDKKDGTAWKVKITA from the coding sequence ATGCGCGTCTATAATACCCTTACCGGAAAGAAGGAGGAGATGGTCCCTCTTGCCCCCGGGAAGATCGGGATGTATGCCTGCGGAGTCACGGTCTATGACCTCTGCCATATCGGTCATGCGAGAAGCGCCATCGTCTTTGACGTCATAAGGAGATACCTGCTGTTCAAGGGCCTCGAAGTCAAGTATATCAGGAACTTCACCGACATCGATGACAAGATCATAAACAGGGCAAAGCAGGAGGGTATCACCTGGGACGCGGTCGCGAAGAAATACACGGAAGAGTACTACCGTGACATGGACAGGCTCGGCGTCGGAAGGGCCGATGTGGAGCCGAAGGCGACAGAGCATATCCCTGAGATCATAGAGATTGTGAAGGGATTGGTTGACAAGGGCTATGCCTATGCCGTCGACGGCGATATCTACTTCGAGGTGAGGAAATTCCCTGACTATGGTAAGCTCTCGAAGAGGGACATCGACGATATGCTTGCCGGTGCAAGAGTTGAGGTGGACGAACGGAAGAAGAACCCCATGGACTTCGCCCTCTGGAAGTCGTCAAAGGAGGGGGAGCCTTCGTGGGAGAGTCCCTGGGGGCCAGGCCGGCCGGGCTGGCATATCGAGTGCACGGCGATGTCGATGAAACACATCGGCGGAAGCTTTGATATTCATGGGGGCGGCGCAGACCTTATCTTTCCGCACCACGAGAATGAACTGGCCCAGTCCGAGGCATACACAGGAAAACCCTTTGTGAAATACTGGATACATAACGGCTTTATCACGATCGACAGGGAGAAGATGTCAAAATCCCTGGGGAATTTCTTTACGATACGGGAGATCCTTGACAAGTTCGATCCAGAAGTCGTCAGGTTCTTCCTGTTATCCACCCATTACCGAAGCCCCATTGAATTCTCAGACGAGTCGCTGAGAGAGGCAGAGGCGTCAATCGACCGGTATTATACGACCGTCATCAGGATCGATGATTTTCTGAAAGATGTTTCGGATAAGTCTAAGGCCTGTGCAGAGGAGAAATCTCTTGAAGAGACTGTTGCCGCCTTTCTGGAGAAGTTTCAGACAGCGATGGACGACGACTTTAATACGGCCCTTGCGCTTGGTCATATCTTTGAGCTCTTGCGGGAGGTCAACAGGTATCTCGACGCTAGACCCTCCGGCCCGAAGGCAAAGGAGCTTCTCTTAAAAACCAAGGATCTCCTTTACCGCACGGGGAATGTCCTGAGCATCTTTACGAGAAGGCCTGATGAATGGTATGACGCGTTAATGGAGACCAAAAAGATCCCCTATGAGAAGACCGCCATCCTCGAAAAGATACGGCAGAGGCAGGAGGCAAGGGACCGTAAGGACTGGGCTGCCGCAGATGCCATCAGGAAGGAACTGGAGGCAAAGGGGATTATCCTGGAGGACAAGAAAGACGGAACAGCATGGAAGGTGAAGATCACTGCGTGA